The proteins below come from a single Mycobacteriales bacterium genomic window:
- a CDS encoding PHP domain-containing protein — translation MDEPIEPVEALRRIAYLLERAREPTYRVRAFRNAAATVDALPPGELAARAAAGTLTELPGVGDVTARVVAEALAGERPVYLRRLEATEPTPIDEATDALRAALRGDCHVHSDWSDGGSPIREMAEAARALGHEYIVLTDHSPRLTIANGLSPDRLREQLDVVAALNEELSPFRILTGIEVDILDDGSLDQEDDLLERLDVVVASVHSKLRMPRAEMTRRMAWAVANPHTDVLGHCTGRIVVGRGRPESEFDPEVVFAACAEFGTAVEVNSRPERLDPPKRLLRLAVEAGCVFTIDTDAHAPGQLEWQPYGCERAVRCGVPVESVLNARSADDLLAWTKER, via the coding sequence CCTGCTGGAGCGCGCGCGGGAGCCGACGTACCGGGTGCGGGCGTTCCGCAACGCCGCCGCCACCGTCGACGCGCTGCCGCCGGGCGAGCTCGCCGCGCGCGCGGCGGCCGGCACGCTGACCGAGCTCCCCGGCGTCGGCGACGTCACCGCCCGCGTCGTGGCCGAGGCGCTGGCCGGCGAACGCCCCGTCTACCTGCGCCGGCTGGAGGCCACCGAGCCGACGCCGATCGACGAGGCCACCGACGCGCTGCGCGCCGCGCTGCGCGGCGACTGCCACGTCCACTCCGACTGGTCCGACGGCGGCTCGCCGATCCGCGAGATGGCCGAGGCCGCACGCGCCCTCGGCCACGAGTACATCGTGCTCACCGACCACTCCCCCAGGCTCACCATCGCGAACGGCCTGTCCCCCGACCGGCTGCGCGAGCAGCTCGACGTCGTCGCCGCGCTCAACGAGGAGCTGAGCCCGTTCCGCATCCTCACCGGCATCGAGGTGGACATCCTCGACGACGGCTCGCTGGACCAGGAGGACGACCTGCTCGAACGTCTCGACGTCGTCGTGGCGTCGGTCCACTCCAAGCTGCGCATGCCGCGCGCGGAGATGACGAGGCGGATGGCGTGGGCGGTGGCCAACCCGCACACCGACGTGCTCGGCCACTGCACCGGGCGGATCGTCGTCGGGCGCGGCCGGCCGGAGTCGGAGTTCGACCCGGAGGTGGTGTTCGCGGCGTGCGCGGAGTTCGGCACCGCCGTGGAGGTCAACTCCCGGCCGGAGCGGCTCGACCCGCCGAAGCGGCTGCTCCGCCTCGCCGTCGAGGCGGGCTGCGTGTTCACGATCGACACCGACGCGCACGCGCCGGGGCAGCTCGAGTGGCAGCCGTACGGCTGCGAGCGCGCGGTGCGCTGCGGCGTCCCCGTGGAGTCGGTGCTCAACGCCCGCTCCGCCGACGACCTGCTGGCCTGGACGAAGGAGCGTTAG
- a CDS encoding CoA-binding protein gives MRTPQQVLSGARTIAVVGASADPDKAAHRVPAVLQRRGWRIVPVNPNRDEVLGEKSYPSLADVPEDVDVVEVFRPAAEAAEVVRQAVARGVPAVWLQAGIVSEPARAIADEAGVDYVENTCMKVVALGGDLHPPS, from the coding sequence ATGCGCACCCCCCAGCAGGTCCTCTCCGGTGCCCGGACCATCGCCGTCGTCGGCGCGTCCGCGGACCCGGACAAGGCAGCCCACCGCGTCCCCGCCGTGCTCCAGCGGCGCGGCTGGCGCATCGTGCCGGTCAACCCGAACCGCGACGAGGTGCTCGGCGAGAAGTCGTACCCCTCGCTCGCCGACGTGCCGGAGGACGTCGACGTGGTCGAGGTGTTCCGGCCCGCGGCCGAGGCGGCGGAGGTGGTCCGCCAGGCCGTGGCGCGCGGCGTCCCCGCCGTCTGGCTCCAGGCGGGGATCGTGTCGGAGCCGGCCCGCGCGATCGCGGACGAGGCCGGCGTCGACTACGTCGAGAACACCTGCATGAAGGTCGTCGCGCTCGGCGGCGACCTGCACCCGCCCTCCTAA
- a CDS encoding tail fiber protein: protein MAEAFIGEVRIYGFNFAPRGWAFCNGDLLSISQNTALFSLLGVNFGGNGQTTFGLPDFRGGRVPISAGQGPGLSAYDIGQTGGVPSVTLTVKETPQHVHTASASSTPANVSTPTANTAIARSKGAMAYAPPVQASIGPMSSNTISQAPGGAAPHNNLMPYQVLNYCICLNGIYPQRP, encoded by the coding sequence GTGGCCGAGGCATTCATCGGCGAGGTCCGCATCTACGGGTTCAACTTCGCGCCCAGGGGCTGGGCGTTCTGCAACGGCGACCTCCTGTCCATCTCGCAGAACACCGCGCTGTTCTCGCTGCTCGGCGTCAACTTCGGGGGCAACGGCCAGACGACGTTCGGCCTGCCGGACTTCCGCGGCGGCCGGGTGCCGATCAGTGCCGGCCAGGGCCCCGGTCTCAGCGCGTACGACATCGGCCAGACCGGCGGCGTCCCCTCGGTCACGCTGACGGTCAAGGAGACGCCGCAGCACGTGCACACGGCGTCGGCGAGCAGCACTCCGGCGAACGTCTCCACGCCGACGGCGAACACCGCCATCGCGCGGTCCAAGGGCGCGATGGCGTACGCGCCGCCCGTGCAGGCCAGCATCGGCCCCATGAGCTCCAACACGATCTCGCAGGCCCCGGGGGGCGCCGCGCCGCACAACAACCTGATGCCGTACCAGGTGCTGAACTACTGCATCTGCCTGAACGGCATCTACCCGCAGCGCCCATGA
- a CDS encoding tail fiber protein codes for MDPFIGEVRLFAIPYAPQGWAECNGQILPINGNQALFSLLGTQFGGNGSTTFGLPDLRGRAAVHADHMGFSMGQLGGEAQHTLIPQEMPVPHSHVAQGSKDAASSVSASGNVFANSTVNLYQGAPNQPVASATVSSVGGAPHENMAPYQVVVFCIALVGIFPSRS; via the coding sequence GTGGACCCATTCATCGGAGAAGTTCGGCTCTTCGCGATCCCCTACGCGCCGCAGGGGTGGGCCGAGTGCAACGGGCAGATCCTCCCGATCAACGGGAACCAGGCGCTGTTCTCGCTGCTCGGGACGCAGTTCGGCGGCAACGGCTCGACGACGTTCGGGCTGCCGGACCTGCGCGGCCGCGCCGCGGTGCACGCCGACCACATGGGCTTCTCCATGGGCCAGCTCGGCGGCGAGGCGCAGCACACGCTGATCCCGCAGGAGATGCCGGTGCCCCACTCGCACGTGGCGCAGGGCTCGAAGGACGCGGCGAGCTCGGTCTCGGCGAGCGGCAACGTCTTCGCCAACTCGACGGTGAACCTCTACCAGGGTGCGCCGAACCAGCCCGTCGCCTCCGCGACCGTGTCCTCTGTGGGCGGAGCTCCCCACGAGAACATGGCGCCGTACCAGGTGGTGGTGTTCTGCATCGCCCTCGTCGGCATCTTCCCGTCCCGGTCCTAG
- a CDS encoding tail fiber protein, protein MSQPYVGDIRIFAGTYAPAGWAFCNGQPLPISENEVLFQLIGTTYGGDGQETFNLPDLRGRLPMHQGSGFTLGEMAGTEEVTLTTQQIPVHNHAFLATTALAIETGPAGNVPAQGTSIQLFVEDATDVQMAASMVAPTGGNQPHTNLHPYLCVNFIIALYGVFPTQN, encoded by the coding sequence ATGAGCCAGCCATACGTCGGCGACATCCGCATCTTCGCCGGGACCTACGCACCCGCCGGGTGGGCGTTCTGCAACGGCCAGCCGCTGCCCATCTCCGAGAACGAGGTGCTGTTCCAGCTCATCGGCACGACCTACGGCGGCGACGGCCAGGAGACGTTCAACCTGCCTGACCTGCGGGGGCGCCTTCCGATGCACCAGGGGTCGGGCTTCACGCTCGGCGAGATGGCCGGCACCGAAGAGGTGACGCTCACGACGCAGCAGATCCCGGTGCACAACCACGCGTTCCTGGCCACGACGGCGCTCGCCATCGAGACGGGCCCCGCGGGCAACGTCCCCGCGCAGGGCACGAGCATCCAGCTCTTCGTCGAGGACGCGACCGACGTGCAGATGGCGGCCAGCATGGTCGCGCCCACGGGCGGCAACCAGCCGCACACGAACCTGCACCCGTACCTCTGCGTCAACTTCATCATCGCGCTCTACGGCGTCTTCCCGACTCAGAACTAG
- a CDS encoding tail fiber protein produces the protein MGDPFLGEIKMVPYNYAQQGWAMCNGSQLPINQNQALFSLLGTTYGGNGQTTFALPNLQGRVPMHFQNNAFNQGQQGGEQAHTITINELPTHTHVTQGTQNAATTVASTGNVFANATVNAYNDPASFASLAPNTIGNVGGSQPHNNMAPYTVLTFVIALQGVFPSHN, from the coding sequence ATGGGAGACCCGTTTCTCGGCGAGATAAAGATGGTGCCGTACAACTACGCCCAGCAGGGCTGGGCGATGTGCAACGGCAGCCAGCTGCCGATCAACCAGAACCAGGCGCTGTTCTCCCTGCTGGGCACGACGTACGGGGGCAACGGCCAGACGACCTTCGCGCTGCCGAACCTCCAGGGCCGGGTCCCGATGCACTTCCAGAACAACGCGTTCAACCAGGGGCAGCAGGGCGGCGAGCAGGCGCACACGATCACGATCAACGAGCTGCCCACGCACACGCACGTCACGCAGGGCACGCAGAACGCCGCGACGACGGTGGCATCCACGGGCAACGTGTTCGCCAACGCGACCGTGAACGCGTACAACGACCCCGCGTCGTTCGCGAGCCTCGCGCCCAACACCATCGGCAACGTCGGCGGCTCGCAGCCGCACAACAACATGGCCCCCTACACGGTGCTGACGTTCGTCATCGCGCTCCAGGGCGTCTTCCCGTCCCACAACTAG
- a CDS encoding Ig-like domain-containing protein: MPAPFRNRLFVLAAFGLPAVGFALAFSVSAEAAAEFAATATISSSPQYIGDTAGTAFTFTVTNTGTTTTLGAVEIERPSNGWSITSCGTTPTGWTGQTADPKCRYRSGEAGADDILPGQSRQFVVTATTLAGTANRVGTWHVTVSKSNQFDNPSLLTAADGGLQTTAYTWEVLDAAVSASAVAPGSACPASDKDALTNATVTMVICGRNHATVPLTPTAGYSSLGGTFLAGPGVFSSGQIAANIGPVVVASWTGAKVVGLPGQNLTVVATIGSAGNQTSPLTTLTGYEAINAPPVANNDAYSVAEDGSLSPAAPGVLGNDTDPEGQPITAVLSAGPAHAASFTLNANGSFTYAPAANYSGSDSFTYRAHDGIQASSSPATVSITVTAVNDAPVNTAPPAVSTEEETAYTFAPGALSVADVDSGAADVQTSLTVANASVTVGTTGVTVTGNGTGHVTVTGPVTAVAAALDGATLTPGAGFSGSTTLTMVTSDLGHTGSGGALTDTDAITVSVQFVNDAPSFTPGADQTAAEDSGAQSVAGWATAIDKGGASEAGQALTFQVTNDNAALFAAAPAVSPSGTLTYTPAPDAYGTATVSVVLHDDGGTANGGDDTSDAVTFTITVTPVNDAPSAAAQSVTAQANMRLHVTGLLAGATDTADAGAAYTPGFTLDSVTAASCAGCGISNVAPDGSFDFDPPAGATGSYSLSYTIKDTGYPAPGVTSAPATIDVTVQGPVVWFVDASNPSAGSGTLTDPFKTLSAASAAAGTGQRIFVSSGTVTGSLSQATNGWLVGQGVTGASFDAVMGVTPPAGTAPRPAINGTRPTVVGGVSLADGSVVRGLNLTPPSGTAGLVGNGDDGVTVGEASVTSANARAVDIQSSQGSTISLTKVSSTSAPNGIRLATVNTTTPGSVSVTGGSTAGSGGTISGSTGAGVSLTNVNGVSLAWMTVSGSGAEGIFGSVVNGLTVADSTVSGSALQGVSLANPAGPSALTRVTVHGSGSDNARYFGSTGTSSLTVTDSTFRDNSTTTGGNGLLVQADGNAAMTVTATGNAYLRNRSVGLAVRANSTATMTSTLTGGSYDTNGVGIDVVSSGTGGHAFALSGGTVTGCATCGTPVNVYKATSGTGTGANALSGTVSGMTVTNGNSESSSGIWVHAEGAGATRVAVTNNTVSQIAEQGILVAAGNGSSSMDATITGNTVTLLDPGALQGIQIDSGTLSGDTTKVCADIKTNTVASPLAADVRVRNLRAGTTFRLPGYAGGATSTTDVVTFLISQNTITDAAAVVGSSPGFTGGAACAAP, from the coding sequence ATGCCAGCCCCGTTCCGCAACCGCCTGTTCGTGCTCGCCGCTTTCGGCCTCCCCGCCGTGGGGTTCGCACTCGCGTTCTCGGTCTCGGCCGAGGCCGCGGCAGAGTTCGCGGCGACCGCGACGATCTCGAGCTCCCCGCAGTACATCGGGGACACCGCGGGCACGGCGTTCACGTTCACGGTGACCAACACCGGGACCACGACGACGCTCGGTGCGGTGGAGATCGAGCGGCCGTCGAACGGCTGGTCGATCACGTCGTGCGGCACGACGCCGACGGGCTGGACGGGGCAGACGGCGGACCCGAAGTGCCGGTACCGCAGCGGCGAGGCCGGAGCGGACGACATCCTGCCCGGGCAGTCGCGACAGTTCGTCGTCACCGCGACGACGCTGGCGGGCACGGCCAACCGCGTCGGGACCTGGCACGTCACGGTGAGCAAGTCGAACCAGTTCGACAACCCGAGCCTCCTCACGGCGGCCGACGGCGGCCTCCAGACGACCGCGTACACGTGGGAGGTGCTCGACGCCGCCGTGTCCGCGTCGGCGGTCGCGCCCGGCTCCGCGTGCCCGGCCTCCGACAAGGACGCGCTCACCAACGCGACCGTCACCATGGTGATCTGCGGGCGCAACCACGCGACGGTCCCGCTGACGCCGACGGCGGGCTACTCGAGCCTCGGGGGCACGTTCCTCGCCGGGCCGGGCGTGTTCTCGTCCGGCCAGATCGCCGCCAACATCGGGCCGGTCGTCGTCGCGAGCTGGACCGGCGCCAAGGTCGTCGGCCTGCCCGGCCAGAACCTCACGGTCGTCGCAACCATCGGCAGCGCCGGCAACCAGACGTCGCCCCTCACCACGCTGACCGGCTACGAGGCGATCAACGCCCCGCCGGTCGCGAACAACGACGCGTACTCCGTCGCGGAGGACGGCTCGCTCTCCCCGGCGGCCCCCGGCGTGCTGGGCAACGACACCGACCCGGAGGGCCAGCCGATCACGGCGGTCCTGAGCGCCGGCCCCGCCCACGCGGCGAGCTTCACGCTGAACGCGAACGGGTCGTTCACCTACGCACCCGCCGCGAACTACTCGGGCAGCGACTCGTTCACCTACCGCGCGCACGACGGCATCCAGGCGTCGAGCTCGCCTGCCACCGTGTCGATCACGGTGACCGCGGTCAACGACGCTCCGGTCAACACCGCGCCGCCCGCGGTCTCGACCGAGGAGGAGACGGCGTACACCTTCGCGCCGGGCGCGCTGTCGGTCGCGGACGTCGACTCCGGTGCCGCGGACGTCCAGACGAGCCTCACCGTCGCCAACGCCTCGGTGACGGTCGGCACCACCGGTGTCACGGTGACCGGCAACGGGACGGGCCACGTCACGGTGACCGGCCCCGTCACCGCGGTCGCCGCGGCGCTGGACGGCGCCACGCTCACGCCGGGCGCCGGCTTCAGCGGCTCCACCACGCTGACGATGGTCACCTCCGACCTCGGCCACACCGGCAGCGGCGGAGCGCTCACCGACACCGACGCGATCACCGTCTCCGTGCAGTTCGTCAACGACGCGCCGTCGTTCACTCCCGGCGCGGACCAGACGGCCGCCGAGGACTCCGGTGCGCAGTCGGTCGCCGGCTGGGCGACCGCGATCGACAAGGGCGGCGCGAGCGAGGCGGGCCAGGCGCTGACGTTCCAGGTCACCAACGACAACGCGGCGCTCTTCGCCGCCGCCCCCGCGGTCTCGCCGAGCGGCACGCTGACCTACACGCCCGCCCCTGACGCGTACGGCACCGCGACGGTCTCCGTCGTGCTCCACGACGACGGAGGCACCGCCAACGGCGGTGACGACACGTCGGACGCGGTGACGTTCACCATCACCGTGACGCCCGTCAACGACGCGCCGTCGGCGGCCGCCCAGTCCGTCACCGCCCAGGCGAACATGCGCCTGCACGTGACCGGCCTGCTGGCCGGCGCGACCGACACCGCCGACGCGGGCGCGGCGTACACGCCGGGGTTCACCCTCGACTCGGTCACGGCCGCGTCGTGCGCGGGCTGCGGCATCTCCAACGTCGCCCCCGACGGGTCGTTCGACTTCGACCCGCCGGCGGGCGCGACCGGCAGCTACTCGTTGAGCTACACGATCAAGGACACCGGGTACCCGGCACCCGGCGTGACGAGCGCGCCCGCGACGATCGACGTCACCGTCCAGGGCCCGGTCGTGTGGTTCGTCGACGCGTCGAACCCGAGCGCCGGCAGCGGCACGCTGACCGACCCGTTCAAGACGCTCTCCGCGGCCTCCGCCGCGGCGGGCACGGGCCAGCGGATCTTCGTGTCGAGCGGCACGGTGACGGGCAGCCTCAGCCAGGCCACCAACGGCTGGCTGGTCGGCCAGGGCGTGACCGGCGCGTCGTTCGACGCGGTCATGGGCGTCACGCCGCCGGCAGGGACCGCTCCGCGGCCCGCCATCAACGGCACCCGCCCGACCGTCGTGGGCGGCGTCTCGCTCGCGGACGGCAGCGTCGTCCGCGGCCTGAACCTCACGCCACCGTCCGGCACGGCAGGGCTCGTCGGCAACGGCGACGACGGCGTGACGGTCGGCGAGGCCTCCGTGACCTCGGCGAACGCCCGCGCGGTCGACATCCAGTCGTCGCAGGGCAGCACGATCTCGCTGACGAAGGTGTCGTCGACCTCGGCGCCGAACGGCATCCGGCTCGCCACGGTCAACACCACGACGCCGGGCTCGGTGTCGGTGACCGGCGGCTCGACCGCGGGCAGCGGCGGCACCATCAGCGGCTCCACCGGCGCCGGCGTCTCGCTGACGAACGTCAACGGCGTCTCGCTGGCCTGGATGACCGTCAGCGGCTCGGGCGCGGAGGGCATCTTCGGCTCGGTCGTCAACGGCCTCACGGTCGCGGACTCGACCGTCTCGGGCAGCGCGCTCCAGGGCGTCTCGCTCGCGAACCCGGCCGGCCCCTCGGCGCTGACCCGGGTCACGGTGCACGGCTCGGGCTCCGACAATGCGCGCTACTTCGGCTCGACCGGCACGTCGAGCCTCACCGTGACCGACTCGACGTTCCGTGACAACAGCACGACGACCGGCGGCAACGGCCTGCTCGTCCAGGCGGACGGGAACGCGGCGATGACCGTCACGGCGACCGGCAACGCGTACCTCCGCAACCGCTCCGTCGGACTCGCCGTCCGCGCCAACTCCACCGCGACGATGACGTCGACCCTGACCGGCGGCTCGTACGACACCAACGGCGTCGGCATCGACGTCGTGTCGAGCGGCACCGGCGGGCACGCGTTCGCCCTCAGCGGCGGCACGGTCACCGGCTGCGCCACCTGCGGCACCCCGGTGAACGTCTACAAGGCCACGAGCGGCACGGGCACCGGCGCGAACGCGCTGTCCGGCACCGTCAGCGGCATGACCGTCACCAACGGCAACTCGGAGAGCTCGAGCGGGATCTGGGTCCACGCCGAGGGCGCGGGCGCCACTCGCGTCGCGGTCACGAACAACACCGTCTCGCAGATCGCGGAGCAGGGCATCCTCGTCGCGGCCGGCAACGGCAGCTCCTCGATGGACGCCACCATCACCGGCAACACGGTGACGCTGCTCGACCCGGGTGCCCTCCAGGGCATCCAGATCGACTCCGGCACGCTGAGCGGAGACACGACCAAGGTGTGCGCCGACATCAAGACGAACACCGTGGCCTCGCCGCTGGCCGCGGACGTCCGCGTCCGCAACCTGCGGGCCGGCACGACGTTCCGCCTCCCCGGCTACGCCGGCGGCGCTACTAGCACGACGGACGTCGTGACGTTCCTGATTTCGCAGAACACGATCACCGACGCAGCCGCCGTGGTTGGGTCGAGCCCAGGCTTCACCGGGGGTGCCGCATGCGCGGCTCCGTAG
- a CDS encoding GNAT family N-acetyltransferase, with the protein MTEVALRPETPGDEAFSRAVYGSTREEELAVTGWTDEQKAAFLAMQYVAQRTYYREVYPDAAYDVIVVDGEDAGRLYVARLADEIRIIDIALLPAFRGRGIGQGLLGDVLAEAGASGRRVVIHVEQNNRARELYLRLGFEVAEDVGVYHRLEWAPPEVS; encoded by the coding sequence ATGACGGAGGTGGCGCTGCGCCCGGAGACCCCGGGCGACGAGGCCTTCTCGCGCGCGGTCTATGGATCGACGCGCGAGGAGGAGCTCGCGGTCACGGGATGGACCGATGAGCAGAAGGCGGCGTTCCTCGCGATGCAGTACGTCGCGCAGCGCACGTACTACCGCGAGGTCTACCCCGACGCCGCGTACGACGTGATCGTCGTGGACGGCGAGGACGCCGGGCGGCTCTACGTAGCCCGGCTGGCGGACGAGATCCGCATCATCGACATCGCGCTGCTGCCGGCGTTCCGCGGCCGCGGGATCGGCCAGGGCCTGCTGGGCGACGTGCTGGCCGAGGCCGGCGCGTCGGGGCGGCGCGTGGTCATCCACGTGGAGCAGAACAACCGCGCGCGCGAGCTCTACCTGCGCCTGGGCTTCGAGGTCGCCGAGGACGTCGGCGTGTACCACCGCCTGGAGTGGGCGCCGCCCGAGGTCAGCTGA
- a CDS encoding tail fiber protein: protein MVEPFLAEIRIFGFNFPPTGWAYCNGQLMPISQNTALFALLGTFYGGDGKSTFALPNMQGNAPMHPGQGPGLSTHSLGEVGGTPTVTLLQSEIPAHSHTVNSSSTPANVSTPTPTTVIARSKGQTAYAAPNNLTPMAFQTLAPTGGDFPHNNLMPYLVLNFCIALQGVFPPRP from the coding sequence ATGGTCGAACCTTTCCTCGCCGAGATCCGGATCTTCGGCTTCAACTTCCCGCCGACCGGCTGGGCGTACTGCAACGGGCAGCTCATGCCCATCTCCCAGAACACCGCGCTCTTCGCGCTGCTCGGCACCTTCTACGGGGGTGACGGCAAGTCGACGTTCGCGCTGCCGAACATGCAGGGCAACGCGCCCATGCACCCCGGCCAGGGACCGGGGCTGAGCACCCACTCCCTCGGCGAGGTCGGCGGCACCCCGACGGTCACGCTGCTCCAGTCGGAGATTCCGGCCCACAGTCACACGGTGAACTCGTCGAGCACGCCGGCCAACGTCAGCACGCCGACGCCCACGACCGTCATCGCGCGGTCGAAGGGTCAGACCGCGTACGCGGCGCCGAACAACCTGACGCCGATGGCGTTCCAGACGTTGGCGCCCACCGGCGGCGACTTCCCGCACAACAACCTCATGCCGTACCTGGTGCTCAACTTCTGCATTGCCCTCCAGGGCGTCTTCCCCCCGCGTCCCTGA
- a CDS encoding tail fiber protein: MESYVGEIKMFCGTFAPVGWLKCDGSLLRIADYDVLFALIGINYGGDGITTFALPDLRGRVPIHRLKPSMPEGLTGGVESVTLTSATIAQHSHSFVASTALATDTGPPGGTPAQGTSAQLFVEDALDQQFNAAAVLPYLDGGNQPHENRHPFQAVNYIIAYEGIYPPHS; encoded by the coding sequence ATGGAGTCCTACGTCGGTGAGATCAAGATGTTCTGCGGGACCTTCGCTCCCGTGGGCTGGCTCAAGTGCGACGGGTCGCTGCTGAGGATCGCGGACTACGACGTGCTGTTCGCCCTCATCGGGATCAACTACGGCGGCGACGGGATCACCACCTTCGCGTTGCCGGACCTGCGCGGCCGGGTGCCGATCCACCGCCTCAAGCCGTCGATGCCCGAGGGCCTGACGGGCGGGGTCGAGAGCGTGACGCTGACGTCGGCCACCATCGCGCAGCACTCGCACTCGTTCGTCGCGTCGACGGCGCTGGCGACCGACACCGGGCCTCCCGGAGGTACGCCGGCCCAGGGGACCAGCGCGCAGCTCTTCGTAGAGGACGCCCTCGACCAGCAGTTCAACGCCGCGGCCGTGCTGCCCTACCTCGACGGCGGCAACCAGCCGCACGAGAACAGGCACCCGTTCCAGGCCGTCAACTACATCATCGCGTACGAGGGTATCTACCCTCCCCACAGCTAG